The DNA region CGCTTTCACCCACTTCAATATCAATTTTTACAGGTTTCTCAACGATACCCATAGAATCAACTTCTTCATCAGTGAGCGCTACTGGTTTAGATCCTGGGCCAACGAATCCAGTTACTCCTCTTGTATTTCTAACTACATACCAAGAATCATCGGTCATTATCATCTTAATTAGAACATATCCAGGAAAAACCTTCTTAAGAGTTACTTTTTTCTTGCCGTCTTTTTCTTCAATTTCTTCTTCCATAGGCACTTGAATATCATAGATCAAATCATGAATATTTCTATTTTCTATAGTCTTTTCTATATTGGCCTTAACTTTATTTTCATACCCTGAATATGTATGTACTACATACCATCTAGCTTTTTCTCCCATAATCTTAGGATTAGGATTTATTCCTAGTCCCATAACCTCCTTTTACACCTTATTTAAAGATCACCTTGAAGAGGTTAATGAAACCCAAATCCAAAATAGCAATTATTACAACATAAATTGCACAGAATACTGTAACTACCGCAGTAGCTTTCTTAGCATCAAATTTAGATGGCCAAGTAATCCTTTTAGTTTCCGCCTTAAGTTCCTTAAAAAAGTTTATTAACCCTTTTAACGGTGATTCCTTTATTTTTTCAGCTTTTCCACTATTAGACATTCTATTCACATCCTATAAAAAAAATTGAGTAAATAGGTCATAACTATTTTGTCTCTTTATGAAGTGTATGTGTACGGCAGAAAGGACAGTATTTTCTCATTTCAAGTCTATCTGGATCATTTTTTTTATTTTTCATAGTATTATAATTTCTTTGTTTACATTCTGTACATGCTAAAGTTACTTTAACTCTCACAATCTACACCTCCCGGTTTTGAAGCCTTATACATAACATACGCTTTTCAAAACATGTGTTACCTTAGTAATTTATCACAATTAACTACTCCTGTCAACAAATATATTAAAATGAAATATGAAATGTAGGCTTAACTTTATACTTTTAAAAGGACTAGGTAATGACCCAGTCCATAATCAAATCAGACTATTTAACAATAGAAGTAACAACGCCAGAACCAACTGTTCTTCCGCCTTCTCTTATAGCAAATCTTAAATTATCAGTCATTGCTACTGGGCTAATTAATTCAACTGTCATATCTATATGGTCTCCTGGCATTACCATTTCCATTCCTTCTGGTAATTTTATTAATCCTGTTACATCTGTTGTTCTGAAATAAAATTGTGGTCTGTATCCATCAAAGAATGGTGTATGTCTTCCGCCTTCTTCTTTCTTTAATACATATACCTGACCTACAAATTTATTGTGCGGTGTTACTGATCCCGGTTTAGCTAATACCTGACCTCTTTCTATGTCTGTTCTCTGGATTCCTCTTAGTAATGCTCCAATATTATCTCCTGCCATTGCTTCATCTAGTAATTTTCTGAACATTTCTACTCCAGTTACTACTGTCTTTCCTGTCTCTTCTCTTATTCCTACGATTTCTACTTCGTCTCCTACATGTAGAATTCCGCTTTCTACTCTTCCTGTTGCAACTGTTCCTCTTCCTGTTATTGTGAATACATCTTCTACTGGCATTAGGAATGGCTTATCTGTTGCTCTTTCTGGTGTTGGTATATAGCTATCTACTGCTTCCATTAAGTCTAATATTGGCTTTGATGCTTCTGGATCTGTTGGATTCTCTAATGCTTTCAATGCACTTCCTACTATTATTGGAGTATCATCTCCTGGAAATCCATATTCGCTTAACAGTTCTCTTACTTCCATTTCTACTAATTCTATTAACTCTGGATCATCTACCATATCTGCTTTGTTTAGGAATACTACTATGTGCTGAACTCCAACTCTGCTTGCTAGTAGTATATGTTCTCTTGTCTGTGGCATTGGACCATCTGCCGCACTTACTACTAGGATTGCTCCATCCATTTGTGCTGCTCCTGTTATCATGTTCTTTACATAATCTGCATGTCCTGGACAATCAACGTGTGCATAATGTCTATTTGCTGTCTCATATTCTACGTGTGCTGTGTTGATTGTTATTCCTCTTTCTTTTTCTTCTGGTGCTTTATCTATTTCTGCATAGTTTGTTGCTGTTGCTCCACCTGTTTGTGCTAATACTGTTGTTATTGCTGCTGTTAATGTTGTCTTACCATGATCTACGTGACCTATTGTTCCTATGTTTACATGTGGTTTATTTCTCTCAAATTTTGCTTTTGCCATTTTTTATTCCTCCTTTTACCAAGCTATTACCTTAATTTTTGAGTTATTATTATTACATCTTAGTGTACACTGTCCCACGTGTGTTGTAAATTCCAAGTATGGAGCCCACGGCCAGGCTTGAACTGGTGACCTCCACCTTACCAAGGTGACGCTCTACCTGCTGAGCTACATGGGCAATTTCACTTTGGAGCGGGAAACGGGTCTCGAACCCGCGACCCCCAGCTTGGGAAGCTAGTGCTCTACCACTGAGCTATTCCCGCACGTATAGCGCAATGCATACACTAGTTATTTATTTTAACACTAATTCGCTATTTTGTCAATACTAAAATAACCTTTTATCTAAACACTTCTCCAATTTTCTTTTCACCCTTTGTAATGCATTATCTATAGACTTAGCACATCTATCTAAATCACAAGCAATTTCCTGATAGGATTTTCCCTCTAAATATGACATAAGAACTTCCAGCTCAAGTTCAGAAAGCACTTGTCCAATTTCAGTTTCAATACTTATGACCTCTTCTCTACTAATAACAAGTTCCTCAGGGTCTGCCACTTTTACACTAGACAGCACATCTAAAAGTGTTCTATCTGATTCCTCATCATATATGGGTTTATTTAAAGAAATATATGTATTAAGTGGTATATGCTTTTGTCTAGTTGCCGTTTTAATAGCCGTTATAATTTGGCGTGTTATGCAAAGTTCCGCAAAAGCTTTAAATGATGCCAATTTATGTGGTTTAAAATCTCTAATTGCTTTATATAATCCTATCATTCCCTCTTGATAAATATCTTCTTTATCAGCCCCAATTAAGAAATAAGATTTAGCTTTAGCTTTTACAAAATTTTCGTACTTACCAATAATATATTCTTGAGCTTTTTTATCCCCATTTTTTGCTTCAATAGCAATTTCTTCATCTAGCCATTCATTGTATTTTGAAGATTGAGCTTCTATAGTTCCCCTTTTCACCAAGTTATCCCCTCCAATGAGTAAAAGCATCTACTAAATTAT from Clostridium pasteurianum BC1 includes:
- the nusG gene encoding transcription termination/antitermination protein NusG, coding for MGEKARWYVVHTYSGYENKVKANIEKTIENRNIHDLIYDIQVPMEEEIEEKDGKKKVTLKKVFPGYVLIKMIMTDDSWYVVRNTRGVTGFVGPGSKPVALTDEEVDSMGIVEKPVKIDIEVGESVKVISGPLENQIALVQEITEDKQRIKGLVNMFGRETPVELEFNQIQKLD
- the secE gene encoding preprotein translocase subunit SecE; the encoded protein is MSNSGKAEKIKESPLKGLINFFKELKAETKRITWPSKFDAKKATAVVTVFCAIYVVIIAILDLGFINLFKVIFK
- the rpmG gene encoding 50S ribosomal protein L33; amino-acid sequence: MRVKVTLACTECKQRNYNTMKNKKNDPDRLEMRKYCPFCRTHTLHKETK
- the tuf gene encoding elongation factor Tu; protein product: MAKAKFERNKPHVNIGTIGHVDHGKTTLTAAITTVLAQTGGATATNYAEIDKAPEEKERGITINTAHVEYETANRHYAHVDCPGHADYVKNMITGAAQMDGAILVVSAADGPMPQTREHILLASRVGVQHIVVFLNKADMVDDPELIELVEMEVRELLSEYGFPGDDTPIIVGSALKALENPTDPEASKPILDLMEAVDSYIPTPERATDKPFLMPVEDVFTITGRGTVATGRVESGILHVGDEVEIVGIREETGKTVVTGVEMFRKLLDEAMAGDNIGALLRGIQRTDIERGQVLAKPGSVTPHNKFVGQVYVLKKEEGGRHTPFFDGYRPQFYFRTTDVTGLIKLPEGMEMVMPGDHIDMTVELISPVAMTDNLRFAIREGGRTVGSGVVTSIVK
- the sigH gene encoding RNA polymerase sporulation sigma factor SigH; this translates as MVKRGTIEAQSSKYNEWLDEEIAIEAKNGDKKAQEYIIGKYENFVKAKAKSYFLIGADKEDIYQEGMIGLYKAIRDFKPHKLASFKAFAELCITRQIITAIKTATRQKHIPLNTYISLNKPIYDEESDRTLLDVLSSVKVADPEELVISREEVISIETEIGQVLSELELEVLMSYLEGKSYQEIACDLDRCAKSIDNALQRVKRKLEKCLDKRLF